Proteins from a single region of Oncorhynchus tshawytscha isolate Ot180627B linkage group LG03, Otsh_v2.0, whole genome shotgun sequence:
- the LOC112246580 gene encoding prostaglandin reductase 3-like, with amino-acid sequence MSTSFLLRNGKRVFSIFGGVCRGTDALSRVHFISRRFIIDLSYSTHFMDFKGSSIPSSMKKLVVTKLSQNFRDAVALQTVPVPTPGDGDLLVRNRFVGINASDINYSAGRYDPSVKPPFDAGFEGIGEVVGLGLSASARYTVGDTVAYFADGAFAEYTVIPMIKTVPVPAVKPEFLTLLLSGATAYIAMKRLGDLVKGETVLVTAAAGGTGQFAVQFAKQAGCHVVGTCSSNEKAGFLKTIGCDRPINYTSEDLSATLRREYPQGLDVVYESIGGRIFDMAVNNLANKGRLIVIGFISGYQTASGVPTVKGGTLPVKLLQKSASVRGFFLPHFLSDYKEAMGSMMQMFAKGKLVCEVDCGDMAPEGRFVGLESVFRAVDYMYAGKNVGKVVVEVTPPSLESKL; translated from the exons ATGTCCACCTCTTTCTTGTTGAGAAACGGTAAGAGGGTGTTTTCGATATTCGGCGGGGTGTGCAGAGGAACCGATGCACTTTCCAGAGTTCATTTTATATCGCGCCGCTTCATTATAGATTTGTCATACTCCACGCACTTCATGGATTTTAAAGGTTCTTCGATACCGAGCTCCATGAAAAAGCTGGTCGTAACGAAGCTCAGCCAGAATTTCAGAGACGCCGTTGCCTTACAAACTGTTCCAGTCCCGACACCTGGCGACGGGGACTTGCTTGTCAGAAATCG ATTTGTTGGAATCAATGCCTCTGACATCAACTACTCAGCAGGCCGCTACGACCCTTCGGTGAAGCCACCGTTTGATGCCGGGTTCGAGGGCATTGGCGAGGTGGTCGGACTCGGCCTGAGTGCCAGCGCCCGCTACACCGTAGGCGACACCGTGGCCTACTTTGCTGATGGGGCCTTTGCAGAGTACACGGTGATACCCATGATCAAGACCGTACCCGTACCCGCGGTGAAGCCAGAGTTCCTCACCCTGCTGTTAAGCGGTGCCACAGCTTATATCGCCATGAAGCGGCTTGGCGACCTGGTGAAGGGCGAGACAGTGCTGGTGACGGCCGCTGCCGGTGGCACGGGCCAGTTCGCCGTGCAGTTTGCCAAACAGGCCGGCTGCCATGTTGTGGGCACCTGCTCCTCCAATGAGAAGGCTGGCTTCTTAAAGACCATTGGCTGCGACAGGCCCATCAACTACACGTCTGAGGATCTGAGCGCCACGCTGCGCAGAGAGTACCCACAAGGCCTGGACGTAGTCTACGAGTCCATAGGCGGCAGAATCTTTGACATGGCGGTCAACAATCTGGCCAATAAGGGCAGGCTGATCGTGATCGGGTTCATCTCAGGGTACCAAACGGCATCAGGGGTCCCAACTGTTAAAGGAGGGACTCTGCCCGTGAAGCTGCTCCAGAAGTCAGCCAGCGTGAGGGGGTTCTTCCTAcctcacttcctgtctgactACAAGGAGGCGATGGGAAGCATGATGCAGATGTTTGCTAAAGGGAAGCTGGTGTGTGAAGTGGACTGTGGGGACATGGCCCCCGAGGGCCGTTTTGTGGGGCTGGAGTCCGTCTTTAGGGCTGTGGACTACATGTACGCTGGGAAAAATGTTGGAAAGGTGGTGGTTGAGGTGACTCCACCCTCACTGGAGAGCAAACTGTGA